One window from the genome of [Clostridium] celerecrescens 18A encodes:
- a CDS encoding sensor domain-containing diguanylate cyclase, producing MVCFYLFSIAKVGDIYIEKSEEAIYNIKKDFLKDTVNNLISEIGLRRAAKSSHMEAFISRTSDIINMKKDLPDSEFNDFFIGFFRDNPDYNFLTVIVWDNAANKVTYDPGNLAGNTWKDTLKANTSGLSSYRVFIHGDYSFLFGITRNYVDELVKADIAGVIRNSKFDGNSYIWVNEIKNYQGGKNYAIRRIHPNMPETEGIYLSTDMTDIAGNYPYLTELQGIIKDGELFSSYYFKEPGSDKVSRKLSYAKLYKDYNWVVAMGVYLDDLQPYVDQTNQESKVLVSRITLLLVLLLIVILIVSLFSVSLLEKIYYRHAKRAMESELNQDALTKAGSRRSGTNDLTNAFKEFKRTGLSPGIMMCDLDHFKGINDRYGHSTGDMALAEFVNVMKCTLRSTDKIIRWGGDEFIIILYGMEEKHVLDFGSKFLTSVSSLKILDQHEEIGITVSIGFSFFKEEDEDFNDALKRADEALYKSKSEGRNQANLIL from the coding sequence ATGGTATGCTTTTATTTATTTTCTATTGCCAAGGTCGGAGATATTTATATTGAAAAATCAGAAGAAGCAATCTATAACATTAAGAAAGATTTTCTAAAGGATACGGTCAATAACCTGATTTCCGAAATAGGATTAAGGCGGGCTGCTAAATCGTCACACATGGAAGCCTTTATATCCAGAACATCTGATATCATTAATATGAAAAAGGATCTTCCGGACTCTGAATTCAATGATTTCTTTATCGGTTTTTTCCGGGATAATCCGGATTATAATTTTTTGACCGTGATCGTATGGGATAATGCGGCAAATAAAGTAACTTATGACCCGGGAAATCTGGCAGGAAACACCTGGAAGGATACTCTTAAGGCCAATACCTCCGGTTTATCCTCCTACCGTGTTTTCATTCACGGAGATTATTCATTCCTCTTTGGAATCACCAGGAACTACGTGGATGAGCTTGTTAAGGCGGACATTGCCGGTGTGATCAGGAATTCTAAATTTGACGGAAATTCCTACATCTGGGTGAATGAGATTAAGAATTATCAGGGAGGTAAAAATTATGCCATCCGAAGGATCCATCCCAACATGCCGGAGACGGAAGGAATCTATCTTTCGACGGATATGACTGATATCGCAGGAAATTATCCATATTTGACCGAGCTTCAGGGAATTATTAAGGATGGAGAGCTGTTTTCCTCTTATTATTTCAAGGAACCAGGCAGTGATAAGGTATCCAGGAAGCTGTCTTATGCAAAGCTATATAAGGATTATAACTGGGTGGTCGCCATGGGAGTGTATCTTGATGATCTTCAGCCATATGTTGACCAGACCAATCAGGAAAGCAAAGTGCTGGTATCCAGGATCACCCTTCTTTTGGTTTTACTGCTCATTGTTATATTAATCGTCAGCCTGTTTTCTGTTTCCTTATTGGAAAAGATATATTACCGCCATGCAAAAAGGGCAATGGAATCTGAGCTTAACCAGGATGCCCTTACAAAGGCTGGGAGCAGGAGAAGCGGGACCAATGATTTGACCAATGCTTTTAAGGAGTTTAAACGGACAGGCTTAAGCCCTGGAATCATGATGTGCGATTTAGATCATTTTAAAGGGATCAATGATAGATACGGCCATTCCACAGGGGATATGGCTTTGGCGGAATTTGTTAATGTAATGAAATGCACCTTAAGAAGTACGGACAAGATCATCCGCTGGGGCGGTGATGAATTTATCATCATTCTTTATGGTATGGAAGAGAAGCATGTACTGGATTTTGGAAGCAAGTTTTTGACTTCTGTATCTTCTTTGAAAATACTGGACCAACATGAGGAGATCGGGATCACCGTATCCATCGGCTTTTCCTTCTTTAAGGAAGAAGATGAAGATTTTAACGATGCATTAAAGCGGGCGGATGAGGCCCTTTATAAGTCAAAGTCAGAAGGACGGAATCAGGCCAATCTTATTTTATAG
- a CDS encoding nucleoside triphosphate pyrophosphohydrolase, translating into MMELEEKLNEEVKEYLEDKSLEEMADVLEVLYSICSARGYTKAELEAERKKKAKDRGGFNNRIFLEYVDE; encoded by the coding sequence ATGATGGAGCTGGAAGAAAAGCTTAACGAAGAGGTAAAGGAATATCTGGAGGATAAGAGCCTGGAAGAGATGGCAGATGTGCTGGAAGTGTTATATTCTATTTGCAGTGCCAGAGGATATACAAAGGCGGAACTGGAGGCAGAGCGGAAAAAAAAGGCAAAAGACAGGGGCGGATTTAATAACAGAATTTTTCTGGAATATGTGGATGAGTAA